The DNA sequence AAAGGTTTAAAAGTAGACCCAACTTGTCTGGCTCCCTGCCCTACGTGATCGTATTGGAAATATTTATAATTAATTCCACCAACCCACGCTTTAATATTTCCGGTTTGAGGCTCCATCGCCATTACACCAGCTTGTAAAAAATGCTTGTAATAACGAATAGAATCCATTGGAGTCATGATCGTATCGCGCTCACCTTTCCAGGTAAATATGCGCATTTTTGTTTTTACTTTGAATGAGCTGATAATATCCTCCTCACTTTTATCCAGGTCTTTCATGATCGCCCAACGAGTTGAGTTCTTCATGGCCTGCATCATAATTCGATCGGTTTCAGCCTGCGTAATATTTAAGAAAGGCGCGTTTTTGTTGTTTTTCATCTCAATAAAAAACTGCTCCTGAAGGTTTTTCATGTGAGCCGAAACTGCTTCTTCTGCATATTGCTGCATTCTGGAATCGATCGTAGTGTAGATTTTCAAACCATCTTTGTAGATATCGTAATCCGATCCGTCCGGTTTTTTATTCTCAGCAACCCATTTCTTCATGTAATCACGAAGATATTCTCTAAAGTAAGTAGCCGTTCCTTCGCGGTGGCTCTCCAGTTTAAATTTCAATGCAATTGGCAAAGCTTGTAATCTTACCTTCTCAGCAGAAGAAATCATCTTTGCTTTTTCCATCTGAGAAAGTACCACATTACGACGGTTTTTTACCCCTTCCGGATTTCTAACCGGATTGTAAAGCCCTGAATTTTTGAACATTCCAACTAAGATAGCCGATTCGTCCATAGTTAAATCTTTCGGGTCTTTAGAAAAGTAAGTTTGCGCTGCAGAACTCACTCCAACAGAGTAATTTCCGAAGTCGTAAACGTTACAATACATCGCCAAAATTTCATTTTTGGTATATTGTCTTTCCAAGCGAATGGCAATAATCCACTCTTTTATTTTTTGTACAATCCTGAAAGGCAAAAACTTAGACCCTTCACCATGAAACAATTGTTTAGCTAATTGTTGTGTTAATGTACTCGCTCCACCGTTTGTCCCTAAAGTAAAAACAGCTCTTAATGTCCCACGTCCATCAATTCCGGAGTGATCGTAAAAACGGGCATCTTCGGTAGCCACCAAAGCTTCTACCAAACTTTTCGGTAAATCAGAATATTTAAGTTGTGATCTGTTGGTTTTAAAATACTTTCCAATCACCACTCCGTCAGACGAAATGATTTCTGTTGCCAAATTAGAATCCGGGTTTTCTAAATCTTCAAAAGAAGGCATTGACCCAAATAATCCCCATGAAGCAAATAGGAAAAAGGCCAGAACACCTAATAAACTATAAGCAAAAATTCTCCAGAATTTCTTTTTGTAGTAATTAATATCTTTAGTGTTGTTGGTTGCATTGTTTTTTTTAGTAGCCATAAATATATTCGTCTAATCTTTTTGTTCTATTCTAAAACCTACGTCTGTAATACCTTCTAAAGTCTGAACACCAGGAATTTTACCTGATTCTCTAACCGCTTGTTTGATATGTACTTTGTACTTTCCTCTAAACTTTACATCTTCTTTGTAAAACAGTTTACTTTCTTTAATGTCTGTAAAACCGTTTCCTAATAATGTCCCATCCGGATTTGCCATTTGGTACTCTAAGGTATCCACTTTCGTGAATCCGCTTGGGGTTTCAATAGCAACAATTAAAAACAAATTATTGAAAGGATAATTGTTATTGTCTCTCAAATTCACAAACAAATTGTACTTTTTGGTAGAATCTAAAACTGGCAAATTGAAGGTAACCACACTGTCTTTATGCCAGGCACTGCCGACAGATTTATACTCATCAAATACTCTTTTTTTATCACAGGAAAAAAGAAGAATGGCAACCAAAAGTAGAATACCGCTATTTTTTATTCTCATTTTTAGTAATAATTATAGGTTTTCTTGGCTCGGCTGGTTTACCATCATTCGATTTGGGCTTATTCGATTGATTTGACCTATTGTTGTTATTATTTGGCTTATTCCCTTTATTTTGGTTTCCACCGGCCGGCTTCGCGTTATTATTGTTATTGCTATTATTGTTGTTACTCCCTTGTTTTGGTTTCTCGGGAGCTGCAACGACAGCATTCTCAGCATTGGGTTTACGTTTTCGAGCTGGCTTTTTCTTTCTTTTAGGCTGATCAAAACGTGTTAAACTCTCCTGACCCATTGCATTATTGAAATCTTTTTCAGGCTCTTCCGTCACCTCAATTGCAAAATCTTCAAGTGAAGACACTTTATTTTTCTGTTTGTTTTCGGCAATAATTTCTTTTACCTGATCAATTTTCAAAACATGCCAGTTTGCAAAATTATTCGTGTAGGCAAACCACATTAACCCTTTAAAAATGTCTTGTTTCTGACAGATCGCATCTCCTTTTTCAGTCACTAATTTAGTGTCGTAATCCGGGAAATCTTTCAAGGCATCCATGTAAGTATCTAACTCATAGTTCAAACAGCATTTTAATTTACCACATTGTCCCGCTAATTTTTGAGGATTTAGCGAAAGTTGCTGGTATCTGGCTGCCGATGTATTGACACTTCTGAAATCTGTTAACCAAGTCGAGCAGCAAAGCTCTCTTCCGCAAGAACCGATTCCGCCCAAACGAGCTGCTTCCTGACGAAAACCAACTTGTTTCATCTCTACTCTTGTACTGAATTCTTTTGCAAAATCCTTGATCAAAAGTCTAAAATCGACTCTGTCGTTTGCGGTGTAGTAAAAAGTAGCTTTTGATCCGTCACCTTGAAATTCAATATCAGAAATTTTCATCTCCAATTTGTGCTGAATTGCCAATTCACGTGCACGAACCTTCATAGGCTCCTCACGTTCACGTGCTACAGACCAAATATCAATATCTTTTTGAGATGCTTTTCTATAGATTTTCGGTACTTCGTTACTCTCAGGATTAACTCCTTTTTTCTTCATTTGAATTTTTACCAATTCTCCTGTCAAAGTAACAAT is a window from the Flavobacterium cupriresistens genome containing:
- a CDS encoding penicillin-binding protein 1A is translated as MATKKNNATNNTKDINYYKKKFWRIFAYSLLGVLAFFLFASWGLFGSMPSFEDLENPDSNLATEIISSDGVVIGKYFKTNRSQLKYSDLPKSLVEALVATEDARFYDHSGIDGRGTLRAVFTLGTNGGASTLTQQLAKQLFHGEGSKFLPFRIVQKIKEWIIAIRLERQYTKNEILAMYCNVYDFGNYSVGVSSAAQTYFSKDPKDLTMDESAILVGMFKNSGLYNPVRNPEGVKNRRNVVLSQMEKAKMISSAEKVRLQALPIALKFKLESHREGTATYFREYLRDYMKKWVAENKKPDGSDYDIYKDGLKIYTTIDSRMQQYAEEAVSAHMKNLQEQFFIEMKNNKNAPFLNITQAETDRIMMQAMKNSTRWAIMKDLDKSEEDIISSFKVKTKMRIFTWKGERDTIMTPMDSIRYYKHFLQAGVMAMEPQTGNIKAWVGGINYKYFQYDHVGQGARQVGSTFKPFVYATAIEQLNMSPCDSILDGPFMIHKGRHHVTADWEPRNSDNRYRGMVTLKQGLANSINTVSAKLIDRTGPEAVVELTKKLGVKTEIPVQPSIALGAVDITVEDMVAAYSTFANQGVYVKPQFLSRIENKSGEVIYEPIPESHDVLNKDIAFAVIKLLQGVTETGSGARLRTEGGGSGDNRWTGYPYMFRNPIAGKTGTTQNQSDGWFMGMVPNLVTGVWVGCEDRSARFKSLTYGQGATAALPVWGYFMKLCYADPTLQVSKSDFERPANLSIKVDCYSRPAVVKDTTQTDQNTDEFEL
- a CDS encoding PSP1 domain-containing protein, with the translated sequence MACTSCSTSDGGAPKGCKNNGTCGTDSCNKLTVFDWLANMSPSNGEAIFDCVEVRFKNGRKEFFRNSEKLTLSMGDIVATVASPGHDIGIVTLTGELVKIQMKKKGVNPESNEVPKIYRKASQKDIDIWSVAREREEPMKVRARELAIQHKLEMKISDIEFQGDGSKATFYYTANDRVDFRLLIKDFAKEFSTRVEMKQVGFRQEAARLGGIGSCGRELCCSTWLTDFRSVNTSAARYQQLSLNPQKLAGQCGKLKCCLNYELDTYMDALKDFPDYDTKLVTEKGDAICQKQDIFKGLMWFAYTNNFANWHVLKIDQVKEIIAENKQKNKVSSLEDFAIEVTEEPEKDFNNAMGQESLTRFDQPKRKKKPARKRKPNAENAVVAAPEKPKQGSNNNNSNNNNNAKPAGGNQNKGNKPNNNNNRSNQSNKPKSNDGKPAEPRKPIIITKNENKK
- a CDS encoding gliding motility lipoprotein GldH, with translation MRIKNSGILLLVAILLFSCDKKRVFDEYKSVGSAWHKDSVVTFNLPVLDSTKKYNLFVNLRDNNNYPFNNLFLIVAIETPSGFTKVDTLEYQMANPDGTLLGNGFTDIKESKLFYKEDVKFRGKYKVHIKQAVRESGKIPGVQTLEGITDVGFRIEQKD